A genomic segment from Flavobacterium inviolabile encodes:
- a CDS encoding GNAT family N-acetyltransferase: protein MKYTFEVITSPDILWDKMASCYDHTVFKSKNWANFLKEFYNVAPFVVSVSEKDKEIGYFYGHKIKKLGVQIVASPFEGWSTSYQGLSMLKEITVNQRLDIYEELIAWLFKNKHCRYFQVSDWQLEVAECLHRNFTIELQKGYVLDLTKDKEELYKNMSYSSVRYSINKSRKKGVEVKEISDVNEYAHEYYKQLKEVFQKQGLTPTHSMEQTRTMLQHTFSENMIALYAVNPEGECLASAFFPYAGNYGFFSGGASYQSAQSYCPNELIMWSAIEMLKDKGVKYMEFGGGRRYKEKYGPTPYVKPKIIASSLPWLIPAKSFAKSAFYTVRKIGALLKGRRVNEGV, encoded by the coding sequence ATGGCCTCATGCTATGACCATACTGTATTTAAGTCCAAAAACTGGGCGAATTTTCTGAAGGAGTTCTATAATGTGGCTCCGTTTGTTGTTTCTGTATCTGAAAAAGATAAAGAGATCGGCTATTTTTATGGACATAAAATAAAGAAGTTAGGCGTTCAGATAGTAGCGTCGCCTTTTGAGGGTTGGTCAACATCTTATCAGGGTTTATCAATGTTGAAAGAGATAACGGTGAATCAAAGATTGGATATTTATGAAGAATTAATAGCATGGTTGTTTAAGAATAAGCACTGTCGTTATTTTCAGGTTTCTGATTGGCAATTGGAAGTTGCGGAGTGCCTGCATCGTAATTTTACTATTGAATTGCAGAAAGGTTATGTGCTGGATCTTACAAAAGATAAGGAAGAGCTTTATAAAAACATGAGTTACAGCAGTGTGCGTTATTCAATTAATAAATCCAGAAAAAAGGGAGTAGAAGTAAAGGAAATTTCGGACGTAAATGAATATGCTCACGAATATTATAAACAGTTGAAAGAGGTTTTTCAGAAACAAGGTTTAACGCCTACCCATTCTATGGAGCAAACCAGGACAATGTTGCAGCATACCTTTTCTGAGAATATGATTGCTCTTTATGCCGTTAATCCTGAAGGAGAATGTCTGGCTTCAGCATTTTTTCCTTATGCTGGTAATTATGGGTTCTTTTCAGGAGGAGCAAGCTACCAATCGGCACAGAGTTACTGTCCTAATGAATTAATCATGTGGAGTGCTATAGAAATGTTGAAGGATAAGGGCGTGAAATATATGGAATTTGGTGGAGGGCGCCGTTATAAAGAAAAGTACGGTCCTACGCCTTATGTCAAACCAAAAATTATTGCATCGAGCCTGCCCTGGCTTATTCCTGCCAAGTCATTTGCCAAATCAGCATTTTATACTGTTAGAAAAATTGGAGCATTGCTTAAAGGTAGAAGAGTCAATGAAGGTGTATAA
- a CDS encoding polysaccharide deacetylase family protein: MMRKMISLMYHDVYEYTVQESGFQTSPANKYKISKEEFAKQIQSISKYCSDRNILKENIMLTFDDGGSSFYSIIAPILKEYGFKGYFFISTAFINTKGFLTSDQVISLHEEGHFIGAHSHTHPGMLNKLPLVELEEEWSVSIKILNDLLKTKTTHVSIPGGSFSKEMGNILANKGIESIFISQPTNKIEFISDNCRTIGRFAIYNNTKVTEVEDLLKTISLTRLRQIVKWKSLILFKYLLGTNYLRIRKFLLKS; encoded by the coding sequence ATGATGAGAAAAATGATTTCTTTAATGTATCATGATGTATATGAATATACAGTCCAGGAAAGTGGTTTTCAAACATCACCAGCCAATAAATATAAAATTTCAAAAGAGGAATTTGCAAAACAAATTCAAAGTATATCCAAATATTGTAGTGATAGAAATATTTTAAAAGAAAATATAATGCTCACCTTTGATGATGGAGGGTCTTCTTTTTATTCAATAATAGCACCGATTTTAAAAGAATATGGTTTTAAGGGATATTTCTTTATTAGCACCGCATTTATTAATACTAAAGGATTTTTAACATCAGATCAGGTGATTTCGCTGCATGAAGAAGGACATTTTATAGGAGCACATTCTCATACACATCCGGGGATGTTAAATAAATTGCCGTTAGTAGAATTGGAAGAGGAGTGGTCCGTTTCAATTAAAATATTAAATGATCTGTTAAAGACTAAAACCACACATGTATCGATTCCTGGCGGTTCCTTTTCTAAGGAAATGGGAAATATACTTGCTAACAAGGGAATTGAATCGATATTCATATCACAACCTACTAATAAAATAGAGTTTATCAGTGATAATTGTCGCACTATAGGAAGATTCGCAATTTATAACAATACAAAGGTTACGGAAGTTGAAGATTTATTGAAAACTATTTCGTTAACGCGTTTAAGACAGATTGTGAAATGGAAAAGTTTAATTCTGTTTAAGTATTTATTAGGGACAAATTATTTAAGGATTCGGAAATTTTTATTGAAATCATAA